GacttatataattatattgaaaGCCCTTCATTCAATATTCAACCCATTAAGTACCTGTTTTTTGTCAGAAAAATGAACAAGTGGATATTAATTCCATCTTTTGCAATGAAGTTTCCAAATGCCAATAGCATACTTACAGTATGTCAACCATCTAAATGCTTCAATTTTGAAAATCACACAGCACGTCAGTAACTAAGAAACGGTCAGCTGCTCTTCCATCATTAGAATAATCAGATAAAATGAACCCTCAAATATACATTAACAGATGTGCATCTATTAATTCCAACATCATATACTTTTATAAGTACAAGTTAGCCACTATGTAGAATAATTCTATACTAGTAATTCTCAGGTATTAACTTTTGGATTTCAGGCACTAATGCACTATCAAACTTGATAGTTGATACCATCAATTGACAATAATTAATTTGTATAATAAATAAAGAACAAATGcttcaattttttaataaagCAGCACGTTAGTAGCTATGAAATGGTCAACTGCTCTAATGCTCTTCCATCATTAGAATAAACAGATACTGCATCCATATTTCCAACATGGTCTTGCATATGTACAAATTAACTACTATGCTGAATATTTTATGCTAGTAATTCTTAATATGCTAATTATAGGTGGGGAATTAGTCTCACCACTACAAGTCGGCTTCTAATTAGTTTACACTAGAAATTCTTAGTATTAACTTTTGGATTTCAGGCTCTAATGCACTATCAAACTTGATACTATTACACAAATTAATTTGTATTATAAATAAAGAACAAATGAATGATCATTTAGTATTACCTTGGTTTCATACTCCACGCTTGCCTTGGTGAGGAACTCAGCCTTAAGTTTCTCAGTCATGGTCAGAGCATTCATCCTCTCCACCTCCCCTTGCAACTCCGCCTCCCTGAGCGCCACCGCCTTTGCGGCCTCCACCTCCGCCACCTGCGCTGCCTGAGCCCACACAGCCTTCTTCTTAGCAAGCTCAGAGTTAGCCTCTGCAACATCAGCCTCCTTTTGATTCTCAAACACCTTCACCTCCGTCCTCACCTTTATCTCCTCCTTCTTCGCATCCCCTTGCCTCTGCGTGGCTATGATCTTCGTCTCTGCGTCAATCTGCGCTGCGTTCTGAAGCGTTTTCCCATCCCTCAACTTCGCCCCAACCTCCCCTTTCATCCTTGCCTCAGCCACATCCACCTAATTTCACCATAGACAtaaccaacaaaaaaaattaaccaatgGAATGAAAACAAATTGATAATCACATTTTAGAACTAATTGATTTTGGGTTTAAGGTTTATTACCTTGGCTTGATTTGCAGCCTCCATCTGAGTCTTCTGCCCCAAGTAAGAGAAATACTCATGGCCAGGAACATCAACGAGCTGCTTGACATTGGCGTTGTAGATGAGGAGGCCGAATTGGTTAAGCTCGAGCTGCACCTTCCCGAACACTTCATGCTTGAATTCTTTTGTGCCTTTGAAAACCTCTTCCATGGTCATCGAGGCTGCGAGAACACGCGTCTCGCCCTCGATGATCCCCTGGACAAGCTCTTTCACGTGGTTAGAGAGCTTGTCATGTTTGGAGATGAGCTTGGCATACTTGAGGAGGCTCTCGTTCTCATCGACACGAGGGCCGATGGTGAAGACGGCAGGAAGGACGAATGGGAGCTTCTCGGCGCTCATGGCTTGGACCTCAAACGTGTAGTTCACCGGAGAGAGGTCAACGACAGTGCATGATTGGCCGGGGCAGATGAATGCTTTCTTGGCCAACTTGATGTCGTCGATTCCGATTCCAGTGATAACCAGGCATTCCGATGCGTTTGCAACCTTCCACATGATTGctccttcttttctttcttttctaaaaGAGTGATGTGTGACTGTGAGATCAATGTGATTGTAAAAGCAAGAAGTTATAATGAGATGAACCAATGAATATGTTTTTGATAACAAGAGCTTACAAAACATGAACCAATgaatatgtgtatatatataaagataACGTAAAACTGTGACAAATAATTAAAGATAGAGATAATGGCTATGTTTTGCATGTTCATGAGTATACCATGAAGTTACAAAGGTGGTACCTGTGAACCAACCCCCCAAGGCGAAATAGGCACAAGGGAAGAGCAATAGACCGGACCAACCCACAAAAACGAAACGGTCCCGACGTAACCAGTCATCCATAATATCAAATAAATCATTTTCATCTTTGGTAAATTTACCAAGAGCTATAGTCATAGTGATCCTCCTATTCAACTACTTCAACCATTTTCGAACACCTCATAATATTTTCAAGGACTGGACCTTGGAGTTGCTTTAtttcatttatatatttatttcatttatatatttatattttttttctcgtATACTGCCCCTTCTAATGGGTTTcgaataaaaaaatcatttactgGTTTATTGATACCTAGGtaaaatcaatgaaattcaATTCGGTTATTTGTTTCGATATTATTCAAAATCCCCTAAGCCGTGAATCCATTCggaattgttttattttatgaCTCATAAAGAAATCCAATAGATAAATTCTTTAAAGAATTGTTCaagaaacaaataaataatatcTTTTCTAACTCTCGCCACCATAATGGATCCTCTGACATACTGCTATCCTTTCATGAAATAAATTGATTCTTGAATCTTGTTcgtgaaaaaaatagaaatcaatttcagatattttgaaaatttCTATGTCGAGAAAATTACTACAGGACaatattattttctattttacattttttcttttcttgtcttctttgttCTATTGTCCTCTTTTTCGgattaagaaaaaaaactacaaagtaaacttttttttttgcagatcGAGGTAAGAAATTagaatattttttctattttgttttattatcCATCTGTTAGATTTTTGAATATtatatggaatttttttttatagacagaCTTTCTCTTACAATCTATTAATTGCCCTAAAAATTTCGTATGGATCGGTCTCgatatgaaaagaaaatattaaatttaataaatatgcGAAGTCATGATTTGATGTATATTTCTATATATTTCTTTAATATATGATATGTCTATAGaaataatacaaatataaattgaTCTTTTCTTGTGTTCGGAAATAAAatctattttaaattcaaatgacTTGTATGTTGGAACTTAGATTAGAATAAGCTCTTCTTCGTGGAGAAGGAGAGTGGCAATTTATTCTTATAGAACCCCTAGGAACAATAAGATTTCCTCGGAAATATCTACGAATTCTTACGGAATTCAAACCAAAAAAGAAGTATTAAAAAAAAGATCTGCTATTAGAATTTCATTTCTATCGAATTTGAATATCAGAATAGTAGATATAATTATTATTCAATGGGTTAGGTCCACTTACTTTATTTTTTAGAAtatttcctctttttttttttttagaaattgaAACTTCTTACATTACAAATACCAACAATATATCTATTCTTCTTTCAAATAATGAATACTACTGCCCTGACGGggttttatgaaaaaaaatgaaaaaaacccCTTATTGGATTTGAACCGAtgaagctagctgaaagctaaTAAGCTAGTTGATAgttgaaaagctagctgaaagctgaaagctgataagctagctgaaagctgaaaagctacgtaattggaacaaaagtgtttggtaaaattagCTGTTGAACaaactgaaattgtaaaatgacataaaatgacatacttgaattattcttttgatatttaacattaatttattttcacattaatacctgtatgatattaatattaaaataattataaatattttaatttcactcaatttatttatcatcttaaaaatataataacttaatttttacttatttatttttctatatttttattaaattaaatagaataaaacaaataatttgtaatttgtaatataaaattatttgttttattccgAAGTAGTAATTATTTGTGTTCGGGAACGGTGTGcatatgagacaagtgtgataactgataagtaaataggtttacatataaggctaaaggtggaattttaataaaataataaggataaaaatgagaatatagttaataagctataagctttaaccTTTAAGCTACccgagatagcttatagcttaaagctttaagctactgaaataagctcttTCACCAAACACCTTTATGGAGCTTTTAAggtagtcaaataagctataagctagctgaaatgacatgctaAACATATCCAATAATTAAGATTTTTATCATAATCCTGACTAGCTAATTAACAGATAGAATATAAACTAGTTTTGAATTCTGCGGATATGATTTTCTATTAATTGCTGGTGTCTGGAAATTTCCTAGAAGCTGACCCTGTATGGTAAATGTAGCTTCACCACCAAgaaagttagaagaaataggaAAGGGGCCACGTAGTGCAATAAATATATGTTCAGGCTTATATGTGGAATATAGAATCTGACCCTAATTAGAACTTGCTTTGGATTAATTTGCCTTTTGTAAGATTGGTTTAGTCAAAGTTGATTTTTAAACTGATTTTTTATatatcaactttttttttgaactcttaTATATCatcttgaatataaaagataaaTGGAAACTTTTATATATCAAAATCACATTCCAACACTGGAGGTAgatttaatttgaaaatttgaaacatggtgaaaaattattttatttttatagagaataaattaacaaaattttatatgattttatacttatttaaaaaactgattttattcttatattttatatcgttttatttatttttgttgtaagtaaattatttgttaaaaaaTAACTTAGTTTTAACATGATTTATCTATTTGGTGAATTCTGCGGTgcccagattttttttttcagtatcGTACCTCATgtattttaagttataattagtttttttttacccACGCGTTGCACgtggaatatgtctattgtatttaatacatcaataccttgattattaaaaaattaataaacaacaaatgaaatagaagagcCTGGAATGATGAGAAAAGTGGACAAATAGACTAAAATTGAAACTCGTGCAATCTAtagttttatttatataaatataaaaagttgagaaaaaaacattttaaattatattaaacttttatactagttttaatatcaattttttttttataaaagtttCTTTCCGTGTGATTTAAGTTTAATTAATTGTAATCGTATGTATATACATACACACATGAATTTTTTAATCCCTATACCACATaattttgtaagatcaagttttgatcgagtagtacaactctatgttttgatgattacaagttaaccttttgatatgaacaattgtggtactctaacgtgtttttctgagtgtgttatttacaggctctgacctcaactcaatctcacacaaatcagaagcactgtgtataaagagtaacccaagcaacgctttcgcattcaccatgttcagtatgaacagtggaaaagcttcagaagttctgaagctatacaaactctgatgtggactcagtcgctagaagctctgaagatccagaagttctgataaccaagaaacactgaaggttcagatgttctgatggtgtagaagactctgaagatccagaagctgaatagtggaaactctgaagtccagaagcaagaaactctgaaggccatgttcttccctctgagttcagaatcagaagatacaatggtcagaggatctgtgctttccctctgactctgatcaaccggcttcacaagttccaatatgaagtattcccctgatcagaagtctcctaggttaaaaggtcaagtcgctatccaagtacaaaagcaagtgtaccttcctgacgacctacctaacgttctcagccacagcagaagctggattttccataactgccctccaacggtagcatttcccatgcaacgctcaaccctaatccttggagtatatatagaggctgaagattgaaagaagcggtagagaagtaacacatacgcgcaagacatattcaaaatattctaagctttctttcatctgaaattcattgagtttactattagctttttagaagcaaatctcttgtaaacatttctttgataaacagtttgtttagttcctttaggagatcaaggttgatcggatcctagagaagactaagagagtgaatcttagtgtgagctaagtcagtgtaattgttagtcacttgtaggtttcaagtgcagttgtaactcttacctgattagtggattgccttcattctaagaaggaagaaatcaccttaacgggtggactggagtagcttgagtgatttatcaagtgaaccaggataaaatccttgtgtgcttctctatctcttatctttagcacttaagttctcgaaagatttgtcaaaatctttaaggtggaagttttgtactgaaaacgttattcaaaccccccctttctaccgtttttcataccttcaaattttactattaaattttaatttctaaGATTAAAAATCTTAATATACTCGAAGTGCTGAAACCCacaaaacaaagcaaaacaTAGAGGAGCATTTTCAAGATCTCCTAATAAAGGAGATTCATTTATAAACCTGAATCTTTTTTCTCACCCATCAAAAGGCCACCTGAAATTTTGTACACACCCATCAATAAGTAAAAGGACTAAAATTAGTTAAATATACATGTGCAACTTCCTCTTTCTGACACTCACATAAGAGGGATTCCAAGTATTCTCTTCTATCTTAAGCATTACAATACACCATCTGCAAAAGAAAATTTAGCCATCAAAACGATTTTGGTCAGCAAACACCCAGCTTGGGCTCAATAGCTGCCCTGACTTATCCTTCAACAATTTGGCATCACTTTAATGGAGTCTCAAGCTTCAGAGTTTGTTgttccataaaaaaaattgattacaATATAAACTGCAAAGTGAAATACTTCTTATCTATATTTTCAATCAGATTAGAATCCTCTTTTAGTCATCCTTAGGCAATGCATGATATCAGATTTAAACTAACTCATGAGTATTTACTACTTGTGCTTATAAACTCATTAAAGGAGACCAAGATTATCAATAACAAAATTACCATTGCTTGCTTTAATTTGATTTAcctataaattcaaaattaccaaaaaaacATATAGCAGGAGCTCTGGAAAATGGGTTTATGTTTACTAAGATACAACAATGAAGAAGGAAATGAATGACGTACCAAGAATATAACTTGACAAACAAAACCTACCAAGAATATAACTTTAAATAACTTAATTCACTCTAAGGAAAGGAATGACATTTAAAGGTATACTATCAAAgcaaaacaaaaccaaaatcTCTCAAACCTGAATGAGCATAGCAAAGCAAAATCAAAAGAAATTTATAACTATCTGTAAATGCAAGTATAAACTCCACGCGAACCTAAGGGTAGGAGTGATCAAACAATCACATGACTTACCAGATTAGACTCATCTCCTAACGTTGTTGCTATTTAGTCAGAGTTCACTTGGTGTGCCATATGAGTCATGTAAAGATCTCTAATCTGCTCCATTGGGTATTGCACGCGCAGGAATTTCAATAAATCTAGTAACCTACTGAGGGCAAAATAACTCGCTTTCCAACATAAGAGGGATCTGTCTTTCCCTTGTcgatgaaaaagtttctcagaattaaaattttcaaattagtcaagatagatttgttttggaaataaattttaggtgcaaTATGATAATTcaacaaaagcaagttgagttACCTTATAAATTCCACCAGCACAAATTTGCAGTACAATTAGCTATTCAAgcaatggaagaaaaaaaatgaaattacctccatctgcaacatttccaatcagtccaaggcagcaagacAAAAGccaaccaaaaaataaaaacacaaaaaattacCATCAgtgaaaaagcaaaaaaaccAACACAATCCATATCTTAGGAGAAATAAACCAAAAAAACGAGAGTATCTAAGTCATTACATAAAACACATAACACCACAATAAGAGTTAGAAAAGCATAGCCTTTATGAACGTTAATATGGTGGCTACCACAAAGGTATATATGTAATGCTTAACCACACATAAACCACTCCAAATCGGATAGTTGTCAATTCATGACAAATATGAAATGAAAATCCACAATTGGTTTTTTAGTCTGGACATTCAACAAACATGTTGCACGGATCATATTGGTAATGAGTACTCACATAAAAGAAAAGGGGttcattaaaaatatgaattgCAGCTCCACATTTCTACACCAATTGTAACAGAAAATAACATACATTTGAATTGCCATTATTTCACAGTCTCAAAGTGAAGTAAAAAATGTTAAAGCAGGTAGTGAAGAATTGGTAAAAATAGAAGTTCATTGAGATAAGAATATGAACATAACTTGCAATGAACATATTTTCATTTGGTAACTGAAGAGTTAAAGCAAGATGGAGAAAACCAAACAACCATACATCAATTTTTTCATCATAGATCATAGCACCAACCTGAGCAATACTGTGAGTCTCAAAGGTAATCACAGCGCTCTGCTATGGGATTAACCCCGTCTTTGGGAATACTTTCTTCATCCTacaaatgaaggagaaaaaatcacatatgttatttaacccaaaattcCTAAAAATGCATAGAAGTCAAAGACATAGAATGACTTAAAAGTCGATCTTAAAACCCAGTtgcaaaagaaaatcaaaacacaGCAAGGAAGAACTTAAATTggggaaacaaacaaaaaaataaacagaTCATGAGGAGATTCCGTCAATTAATAATCATTGcaacatttatgtcaaacacttacacaattatcaacttacacaattatcagcacCACATAAAGCAAGTTGTATACTCGagtgatcttcctcatttttcctccatgccaACCGGTTCACAGTAGAGGCATGTAGGGAAGGAGATGGCTGATGTAGTATTAATAAGAGTAatttaggtaaatcttagataattaaggcaaatcttttaagattttaatattttatgaaaaagtttctcagatttaaaatcacctttttcaaaatttgttatggaaataaattttaggtgaagaaaaagtttatttttagagtataaattaaattttatgttatttttattgaattttcggatttttatttaattaaggattttatgagtttttattgtgatttggtagtttttattaattaatttttaaggtatttttattgaatttttagttttttatttaatctaggtaaatcttagataattagggaaaatatttaaatttttttaatattttatgaaaaaaaattcagatttaaaattatctCTAAAAAATCTGTTTCAGGATTTGTGAGActaaattaaagatagataaaaattaccaaaacctagcaaatcacaataaaaactcataaaatcctgaataaaataaaaatccgaaaatttaataaaaatacgataaaaattcggtactaattaaagatagataaaaactaccaaaatttaacaaataacaataaaatcaaaacaaaatctttaaattttttttaaatatgctTTTTTTCACggatttgttttcctttttaaaaaaaaagtacataTATGCTTCtatttttaatatcaaatgagaattaatctgtgagtgacacctcatcaaattgacctaagaattaatctaggagtgacacctcatcaaattgaCCTGAGAATTAATTTAGGAGTGACACATCATCAAATTGGcctgatggaagttcttcttttctaatatatatattgatatatattgatattgatattgatgatattgattttgttattttcttgaaAAAAACACGGAGAATTTATTGTTACAATTTTTAGGAATTTAAGTTCAATGACTCAATGAACTAATAACATATTGTTCTTAAGTTTGTATTTGCTATTCGATTCACGATTTGAAAACTATAATTTTAAGTTTAACTTGCAACTTTGAGATATTATCTAAGTTTCTTTCTTGTTAATATCACATTTCTCCATACCTCACTCATGTTGAACCTTACAAATCTTTATCCATCATCTTCCTctaaattaaaattgtttttttctattaatttatatcattttaggTACCAT
This is a stretch of genomic DNA from Lotus japonicus ecotype B-129 chromosome 1, LjGifu_v1.2. It encodes these proteins:
- the LOC130727342 gene encoding flotillin-like protein 4; the encoded protein is MFCKLLLSKTYSLVHLIITSCFYNHIDLTVTHHSFRKERKEGAIMWKVANASECLVITGIGIDDIKLAKKAFICPGQSCTVVDLSPVNYTFEVQAMSAEKLPFVLPAVFTIGPRVDENESLLKYAKLISKHDKLSNHVKELVQGIIEGETRVLAASMTMEEVFKGTKEFKHEVFGKVQLELNQFGLLIYNANVKQLVDVPGHEYFSYLGQKTQMEAANQAKVDVAEARMKGEVGAKLRDGKTLQNAAQIDAETKIIATQRQGDAKKEEIKVRTEVKVFENQKEADVAEANSELAKKKAVWAQAAQVAEVEAAKAVALREAELQGEVERMNALTMTEKLKAEFLTKASVEYETKVQEANWDLYKKQKAAEAILFQKEKEAEAQKALAEAAFYSRQQAAEAELVSKKKEAEGLIALGQAQGAYLKSLMGALGNNYAQLRDYLMINGGMYQELAKINADGIRGLQPKISIWNNGNGGAEGTDGSGANGMKDVASIYKMLPPLFNTVHEQTGMLPPAWMGTIPDKTSESLKS